In one window of Clupea harengus chromosome 4, Ch_v2.0.2, whole genome shotgun sequence DNA:
- the LOC105904290 gene encoding tumor protein p53-inducible nuclear protein 2 isoform X1, whose amino-acid sequence MFQRLSSMLFGEVEDVSAELKGPNPCVSDADEEGWLLVSLPENNDCVMPGEGGAEAPSIAQSLPDKGATAETSPMEDLLIEHPSMSVYVSPGNLSMVEESAASLAGSVSRMCESATAALPAPRTSLPPRVTRGAAAQAGALAKVTKVSRVQRSKARVERRQLARNRVQRQNRAREQVPRHAAHARKSFLHQPCQRNICH is encoded by the exons ATGTTTCAGCGCCTCAGCAGCATGCTCTTCGGAGAGGTAGAAGATGTGTCTGCCGAACTCAAGGGACCCAACCCGTGTGTGAGCGACGCTGACGAGGAGGGATGGCTCCTGGTCAGCCTGCCAG AGAATAATGATTGTGTGATGCCGGGGGAGGGAGGAGCCGAGGCGCCCTCGATAGCACAGTCCCTGCCCGACA AGGGAGCCACGGCCGAGACCAGCCCCATGGAGGACCTGCTCATCGAGCACCCCAGCATGTCCGTCTACGTCTCCCCCGGAAACCTGTCCATGGTGGAGGAGAGCGCCGCAAGCCTGGCAGGCAGCGTCAG cAGGATGTGTGAGTCAGCCACGGCAGCTCTCCCTGCTCCCCGGACCAGCCTGCCACCAAGGGTGACTCGCGGGGCAGCCGCCCAGGCAGGGGCCCTGGCCAAAGTGACCAAGGTGTCGCGCGTCCAGCGCTCCAAGGCCCGCGTAGAGCGCCGCCAACTGGCTCGCAACCGCGTGCAGCGCCAGAACCGGGCCCGCGAGCAGGTGCCGCGCCACGCCGCCCACGCCCGCAAGAGCTTCCTGCACCAGCCATGCCAGCGCAACATCTGCCACTAA
- the LOC105904279 gene encoding adenosine receptor A3-like produces the protein MQSNHTAVTSHYQVLSIFLMSFLAVIITVGNVLSLTVFLGSRHFRSPQGFLKVSLTSADLAVGVVVVPYSVYNEIEGLVASWGQSSSSGANISDEVSVSEGFQPCFIMGPVFAGCTLVSITTIFLLSLERGITVLRPLQKNIIVTKERTLGLIYLTWLLCFSIAVSPLLMSEDITLKFDSCSKMCNYAPCPVEQHYSPHNDSYDSPLASLMLVFPIFDFTMLGTTCVVNAITFSAVRRFCRLRKQEAAKFLVSSGPSFSDIRAAKTIIVLTAFFCASFTPVAVLVTGSVLGRRWCHFSLYAFWILTCSSGWNVLIYSAHDRHFRQRVRELLLGRRPVDGRMRGNRRGRGMRRWWRYHPAVERCHVGGRMTVMGDTLRPELAQAYSSYQVDVSSQHELTLSTLH, from the coding sequence ATGCAGAGTAATCATACAGCTGTCACCAGCCATTATCAGGTGCTGAGCATCTTCCTAATGTCATTCCTGGCTGTGATCATTACTGTGGGAAATGTGCTGAGTCTGACCGTTTTTCTGGGCTCCAGACATTTCCGTAGTCCGCAGGGATTCCTCAAAGTGTCCCTGACCTCAGCGGACCTGGCAGTGGGTGTTGTTGTGGTGCCATACTCAGTGTACAATGAGATTGAAGGTCTGGTGGCATCATGGGGTCAAAGTTCTAGCTCAGGCGCTAACATTTCTGATGAGGTCAGCGTGTCTGAAGGCTTTCAGCCTTGCTTCATCATGGGGCCCGTATTTGCAGGCTGCACCTTGGTGTCCATCACCACCATCTTCCTCCTGTCCCTGGAGCGAGGCATCACCGTCCTCAGACCCCTGCAGAAGAACATCATTGTGACCAAAGAGAGGACTTTAGGCCTAATTTATCTCACCTGGCTACTGTGCTTCTCCATAGCTGTGTCCCCTCTGCTCATGTCTGAGGACATAACCTTGAAGTTTGACTCATGCAGCAAGATGTGCAACTACGCCCCCTGTCCAGTTGAGCAGCACTACTCCCCTCACAATGACAGTTATGACAGCCCATTGGCCAGCTTAATGCTTGTGTTCCCCATTTTTGATTTCACCATGCTGGGCACCACCTGTGTGGTCAACGCCATCACCTTCTCCGCCGTGAGACGTTTCTGTCGGCTCCGGAAGCAGGAAGCGGCAAAGTTCCTTGTGTCGAGTGGGCCGTCCTTCTCGGACATCCGCGCCGCCAAAACCATCATCGTCCTCACGGCGTTCTTCTGCGCCTCCTTCACGCCGGTGGCTGTGCTGGTGACGGGCAGCGTGCTGGGCCGGCGCTGGTGCCACTTCTCTCTCTACGCCTTCTGGATCCTGACCTGCAGCAGCGGCTGGAACGTGCTCATCTACAGCGCCCACGACCGCCACTTCCGCCAGCGCGTGCGGGAGCTCCTGCTGGGCCGCAGGCCCGTGGACGGAAGGATGAGAgggaacaggagagggagaggaatgaggaggtggtggaggtacCACCCCGCCGTTGAGCGCTGCCATGTGGGAGGACGCATGACAGTGATGGGGGACACACTCAGGCCAGAGTTGGCCCAGGCTTACTCCTCGTACCAGGTGGACGTCAGCTCACAGCACGAGCTGACCTTAAGCACACTCCATTGA
- the LOC105904287 gene encoding glutathione hydrolase 7 isoform X1 → MYAPSADTVSGYTSGNTVDKDASQETTLGAYSPVDYMSITSFPRLPEDDVLSSENTLKTRKDDDNVLNEQETDPDLFLRSARLQRLPSSASDLVSHDLSPLRETHRDPLADDCACQRDSLTVIITACLTFATGVTIALIMQIYFGDPQIFHQGAVVTDVAHCTSLGFDVLSKQGSSVDAAIAAALCLGIVHPHTSGLGSGGVMLVHDIRKNESRVIDFRETAPSAIREEMLQFNLEERPGVLVAVPGMLKGMHQAHQLYGRLPWKDVITMAADVARDGFNVTHDFAEALAKVKDQNISQAFRELFLPDGQVPLSGLFTRRLDLAAILYRIAIDGISEFYNGNLTQEIVTEVQMRGGIITEEDFSNYSTVLQQPVEVKYQGHQVMSPPAPSTGAALITALNILEGFNITYQMPRNDTYHLITETLKIALSLASALGDPMFDASVSEVVTEMLNKKQAEEFRNMINDSQALPPGHYFPAYALEEGAVASQVMIMGPDDFIVSVMSSLNRPFGSRIVTPSGILLNSQILDFSWSNKTRSSAPSNPHNLVQPGKRPLSFLMPTAVRPSGGLCGTYVALGSSNGDRALSGITQVLMNVLSSRKNLSDSLSYGRLHPLLQPNTLLVDSEFLEEDVEVLLSKGHEVQRVEVLSMVEGTRRTNDQIIGVKDPRSADASALTMSRSVP, encoded by the exons ATGTACGCGCCCTCAGCGGACACCGTGTCAGGATACACCAGTGGCAACACGGTGGACAAGGATGCGAGTCAGGAGACGACGCTAGGCGCCTACTCGCCAGTGGACTACATGAGTATCACCAGCTTCCCTCGGCTTCCAGAGGACGATGTACTGTCGTCGGAAAATACCCTTAAAACACGTAAAGATGACGACAACGTCCTTAACGAGCAGGAAACAG ATCCAGACCTCTTCCTGAGGTCTGCTCGTTTGCAACGACTCCCCTCCTCTGCATCTGATTTGGTCAGCCATGACCTCTCGCCTCTGAGGGAGACCCACCGCGACCCCCTGGCCGACGACTGCGCCTGCCAGCGTGACAGCCTCACCGTCATCATCACTGCTTGCTTGACCTTTGCCACAGGGGTCACAATCGCCCTCATCATGCAGATCTACTTCGGTGATCCTCAG ATATTTCATCAGGGTGCCGTGGTGACAGATGTGGCACACTGCACCTCTCTGGGCTTCGACGTGCTCAGCAAGCAGGGCTCCAGTGTGGACGCTGCCATCGCCGCTGCCCTCTGCTTGGGCATCGTCCACCCACACACCTCTGGGCTCGGCAG TGGAGGGGTGATGTTAGTCCATGATATCCGCAAAAATGAGAGCCGCGTCATTGACTTCCGTGAAACTGCACCCTCTGCCATTCGGGAGGAGATGTTGCAGTTTAAcctggaggagagg CCTGGTGTTCTGGTGGCAGTGCCAGGGATGTTGAAGGGGATGCATCAGGCTCACCAGCTCTATGGAAG ATTGCCATGGAAAGATGTCATAACCATGGCAGCCGATGTAGCTAGAGATGGATTCAATGTTACACATGACTTTG CTGAAGCACTGGCCAAAGTCAAAGACCAGAATATCTCACAGGCTTTCCGAGAGCTCTTCCTACCAGATGGACAG GTCCCTCTGTCTGGTCTGTTTACAAGGCGTCTTGatttggcagccatcttgtaCAGGATTGCAATCGATGGCATATCAGAGTTCTACAATGGCAACCTGACGCAGGAAATAGTCACTGAA GTACAAATGAGAGGAGGAATTATCACAGAGGAGGATTTCAGCAACTATAGCACAGTATTACAACAGCCAGTAGAGGTGAAATATCAAG GACACCAGGTGATGTCTCCACCTGCCCCTTCCACTGGTGCAGCCCTCATTACGGCGCTTAACATTCTAGAGGGTTTCAATATCACCTATCAAATGCCCAGAAACGACACCTACCATTTGATCACAGAG acTCTAAAAATCGCCTTGTCCCTGGCCAGTGCTTTAGGAGACCCCATGTTTGATGCATCTGTCTCCGAAGTAGTGACTGAGATGTTAAA CAAGAAACAGGCCGAAGAGTTCCGCAACATGATCAATGACTCCCAGGCGTTGCCTCCTGGGCATTACTTCCCTGCCTATGCCCTGGAGGAGGGCGCAGTGGCCAGCCAGGTCATGATCATGGGGCCCGATGACTTTATTGTGTCTGTTATGAG CTCTCTGAACCGGCCGTTTGGCAGCCGAATTGTGACCCCCTCTGGGATTCTCCTCAACAGCCAGATACTAGACTTCTCTTGGTCAAACAAGACCAGGAGCTCTGCCCCATCCAATCCG CATAATCTCGTCCAGCCTGGGAAGAGGCCTCTGTCCTTCTTGATGCCCACTGCAGTGAGGCCCTCTGGGGGCCTTTGTGGCACTTATGTGGCCCTCGGGTCATCCAATGGGGACCGGGCCCTAAGTGGCATAACGCAG GTTTTGATGAATGTCTTGTCCTCTCGCAAAAACTTGAGTGACAGCCTGAGCTATGGCCGACTACATCCCCTTCTTCAGCCAAACACTCTCCTAGTGGACT CGGAGTTCCTGGAGGAGGACGTTGAGGTCCTGCTGTCTAAGGGACACGAGGTACAAAGAGTTGAGGTCCTCTCCATGGTGGAGGGAACCAGAAGGACCAATGATCAAATTATTGGGGTGAAGGACCCCCGTAGTGCTGACGCCTCTGCTTTAACCATGTCCAGGTCTGTGCCTTAG
- the LOC105904290 gene encoding tumor protein p53-inducible nuclear protein 2 isoform X2 has protein sequence MFQRLSSMLFGEVEDVSAELKGPNPCVSDADEEGWLLVSLPENNDCVMPGEGGAEAPSIAQSLPDKGATAETSPMEDLLIEHPSMSVYVSPGNLSMVEESAASLAGSVRMCESATAALPAPRTSLPPRVTRGAAAQAGALAKVTKVSRVQRSKARVERRQLARNRVQRQNRAREQVPRHAAHARKSFLHQPCQRNICH, from the exons ATGTTTCAGCGCCTCAGCAGCATGCTCTTCGGAGAGGTAGAAGATGTGTCTGCCGAACTCAAGGGACCCAACCCGTGTGTGAGCGACGCTGACGAGGAGGGATGGCTCCTGGTCAGCCTGCCAG AGAATAATGATTGTGTGATGCCGGGGGAGGGAGGAGCCGAGGCGCCCTCGATAGCACAGTCCCTGCCCGACA AGGGAGCCACGGCCGAGACCAGCCCCATGGAGGACCTGCTCATCGAGCACCCCAGCATGTCCGTCTACGTCTCCCCCGGAAACCTGTCCATGGTGGAGGAGAGCGCCGCAAGCCTGGCAGGCAGCGTCAG GATGTGTGAGTCAGCCACGGCAGCTCTCCCTGCTCCCCGGACCAGCCTGCCACCAAGGGTGACTCGCGGGGCAGCCGCCCAGGCAGGGGCCCTGGCCAAAGTGACCAAGGTGTCGCGCGTCCAGCGCTCCAAGGCCCGCGTAGAGCGCCGCCAACTGGCTCGCAACCGCGTGCAGCGCCAGAACCGGGCCCGCGAGCAGGTGCCGCGCCACGCCGCCCACGCCCGCAAGAGCTTCCTGCACCAGCCATGCCAGCGCAACATCTGCCACTAA
- the LOC105904287 gene encoding glutathione hydrolase 7 isoform X2: protein MSITSFPRLPEDDVLSSENTLKTRKDDDNVLNEQETDPDLFLRSARLQRLPSSASDLVSHDLSPLRETHRDPLADDCACQRDSLTVIITACLTFATGVTIALIMQIYFGDPQIFHQGAVVTDVAHCTSLGFDVLSKQGSSVDAAIAAALCLGIVHPHTSGLGSGGVMLVHDIRKNESRVIDFRETAPSAIREEMLQFNLEERPGVLVAVPGMLKGMHQAHQLYGRLPWKDVITMAADVARDGFNVTHDFAEALAKVKDQNISQAFRELFLPDGQVPLSGLFTRRLDLAAILYRIAIDGISEFYNGNLTQEIVTEVQMRGGIITEEDFSNYSTVLQQPVEVKYQGHQVMSPPAPSTGAALITALNILEGFNITYQMPRNDTYHLITETLKIALSLASALGDPMFDASVSEVVTEMLNKKQAEEFRNMINDSQALPPGHYFPAYALEEGAVASQVMIMGPDDFIVSVMSSLNRPFGSRIVTPSGILLNSQILDFSWSNKTRSSAPSNPHNLVQPGKRPLSFLMPTAVRPSGGLCGTYVALGSSNGDRALSGITQVLMNVLSSRKNLSDSLSYGRLHPLLQPNTLLVDSEFLEEDVEVLLSKGHEVQRVEVLSMVEGTRRTNDQIIGVKDPRSADASALTMSRSVP, encoded by the exons ATGAGTATCACCAGCTTCCCTCGGCTTCCAGAGGACGATGTACTGTCGTCGGAAAATACCCTTAAAACACGTAAAGATGACGACAACGTCCTTAACGAGCAGGAAACAG ATCCAGACCTCTTCCTGAGGTCTGCTCGTTTGCAACGACTCCCCTCCTCTGCATCTGATTTGGTCAGCCATGACCTCTCGCCTCTGAGGGAGACCCACCGCGACCCCCTGGCCGACGACTGCGCCTGCCAGCGTGACAGCCTCACCGTCATCATCACTGCTTGCTTGACCTTTGCCACAGGGGTCACAATCGCCCTCATCATGCAGATCTACTTCGGTGATCCTCAG ATATTTCATCAGGGTGCCGTGGTGACAGATGTGGCACACTGCACCTCTCTGGGCTTCGACGTGCTCAGCAAGCAGGGCTCCAGTGTGGACGCTGCCATCGCCGCTGCCCTCTGCTTGGGCATCGTCCACCCACACACCTCTGGGCTCGGCAG TGGAGGGGTGATGTTAGTCCATGATATCCGCAAAAATGAGAGCCGCGTCATTGACTTCCGTGAAACTGCACCCTCTGCCATTCGGGAGGAGATGTTGCAGTTTAAcctggaggagagg CCTGGTGTTCTGGTGGCAGTGCCAGGGATGTTGAAGGGGATGCATCAGGCTCACCAGCTCTATGGAAG ATTGCCATGGAAAGATGTCATAACCATGGCAGCCGATGTAGCTAGAGATGGATTCAATGTTACACATGACTTTG CTGAAGCACTGGCCAAAGTCAAAGACCAGAATATCTCACAGGCTTTCCGAGAGCTCTTCCTACCAGATGGACAG GTCCCTCTGTCTGGTCTGTTTACAAGGCGTCTTGatttggcagccatcttgtaCAGGATTGCAATCGATGGCATATCAGAGTTCTACAATGGCAACCTGACGCAGGAAATAGTCACTGAA GTACAAATGAGAGGAGGAATTATCACAGAGGAGGATTTCAGCAACTATAGCACAGTATTACAACAGCCAGTAGAGGTGAAATATCAAG GACACCAGGTGATGTCTCCACCTGCCCCTTCCACTGGTGCAGCCCTCATTACGGCGCTTAACATTCTAGAGGGTTTCAATATCACCTATCAAATGCCCAGAAACGACACCTACCATTTGATCACAGAG acTCTAAAAATCGCCTTGTCCCTGGCCAGTGCTTTAGGAGACCCCATGTTTGATGCATCTGTCTCCGAAGTAGTGACTGAGATGTTAAA CAAGAAACAGGCCGAAGAGTTCCGCAACATGATCAATGACTCCCAGGCGTTGCCTCCTGGGCATTACTTCCCTGCCTATGCCCTGGAGGAGGGCGCAGTGGCCAGCCAGGTCATGATCATGGGGCCCGATGACTTTATTGTGTCTGTTATGAG CTCTCTGAACCGGCCGTTTGGCAGCCGAATTGTGACCCCCTCTGGGATTCTCCTCAACAGCCAGATACTAGACTTCTCTTGGTCAAACAAGACCAGGAGCTCTGCCCCATCCAATCCG CATAATCTCGTCCAGCCTGGGAAGAGGCCTCTGTCCTTCTTGATGCCCACTGCAGTGAGGCCCTCTGGGGGCCTTTGTGGCACTTATGTGGCCCTCGGGTCATCCAATGGGGACCGGGCCCTAAGTGGCATAACGCAG GTTTTGATGAATGTCTTGTCCTCTCGCAAAAACTTGAGTGACAGCCTGAGCTATGGCCGACTACATCCCCTTCTTCAGCCAAACACTCTCCTAGTGGACT CGGAGTTCCTGGAGGAGGACGTTGAGGTCCTGCTGTCTAAGGGACACGAGGTACAAAGAGTTGAGGTCCTCTCCATGGTGGAGGGAACCAGAAGGACCAATGATCAAATTATTGGGGTGAAGGACCCCCGTAGTGCTGACGCCTCTGCTTTAACCATGTCCAGGTCTGTGCCTTAG
- the LOC105904287 gene encoding glutathione hydrolase 7 isoform X3, protein MYAPSADTVSGYTSGNTVDKDASQETTLGAYSPVDYMSITSFPRLPEDDVLSSENTLKTRKDDDNVLNEQETDPDLFLRSARLQRLPSSASDLVSHDLSPLRETHRDPLADDCACQRDSLTVIITACLTFATGVTIALIMQIYFGDPQIFHQGAVVTDVAHCTSLGFDVLSKQGSSVDAAIAAALCLGIVHPHTSGLGSGGVMLVHDIRKNESRVIDFRETAPSAIREEMLQFNLEERPGVLVAVPGMLKGMHQAHQLYGRLPWKDVITMAADVARDGFNVTHDFAEALAKVKDQNISQAFRELFLPDGQVPLSGLFTRRLDLAAILYRIAIDGISEFYNGNLTQEIVTEVQMRGGIITEEDFSNYSTVLQQPVEVKYQGHQVMSPPAPSTGAALITALNILEGFNITYQMPRNDTYHLITETLKIALSLASALGDPMFDASVSEVVTEMLNKKQAEEFRNMINDSQALPPGHYFPAYALEEGAVASQVMIMGPDDFIVSVMSSLNRPFGSRIVTPSGILLNSQILDFSWSNKTRSSAPSNPHNLVQPGKRPLSFLMPTAVRPSGGLCGTYVALGSSNGDRALSGITQVLMNVLSSRKNLSDSLSYGRLHPLLQPNTLLVDSEFLEEDVEVLLSKGHEVQRVEVLSMVEGTRRTNDQIIGVKDPRSADASALTMSRSVP, encoded by the exons ATGTACGCGCCCTCAGCGGACACCGTGTCAGGATACACCAGTGGCAACACGGTGGACAAGGATGCGAGTCAGGAGACGACGCTAGGCGCCTACTCGCCAGTGGACTACATGAGTATCACCAGCTTCCCTCGGCTTCCAGAGGACGATGTACTGTCGTCGGAAAATACCCTTAAAACACGTAAAGATGACGACAACGTCCTTAACGAGCAGGAAACAG ATCCAGACCTCTTCCTGAGGTCTGCTCGTTTGCAACGACTCCCCTCCTCTGCATCTGATTTGGTCAGCCATGACCTCTCGCCTCTGAGGGAGACCCACCGCGACCCCCTGGCCGACGACTGCGCCTGCCAGCGTGACAGCCTCACCGTCATCATCACTGCTTGCTTGACCTTTGCCACAGGGGTCACAATCGCCCTCATCATGCAGATCTACTTCGGTGATCCTCAG ATATTTCATCAGGGTGCCGTGGTGACAGATGTGGCACACTGCACCTCTCTGGGCTTCGACGTGCTCAGCAAGCAGGGCTCCAGTGTGGACGCTGCCATCGCCGCTGCCCTCTGCTTGGGCATCGTCCACCCACACACCTCTGGGCTCGGCAG TGGAGGGGTGATGTTAGTCCATGATATCCGCAAAAATGAGAGCCGCGTCATTGACTTCCGTGAAACTGCACCCTCTGCCATTCGGGAGGAGATGTTGCAGTTTAAcctggaggagagg CCTGGTGTTCTGGTGGCAGTGCCAGGGATGTTGAAGGGGATGCATCAGGCTCACCAGCTCTATGGAAG ATTGCCATGGAAAGATGTCATAACCATGGCAGCCGATGTAGCTAGAGATGGATTCAATGTTACACATGACTTTG CTGAAGCACTGGCCAAAGTCAAAGACCAGAATATCTCACAGGCTTTCCGAGAGCTCTTCCTACCAGATGGACAGGTCCCTCTGTCTGGTCTGTTTACAAGGCGTCTTGatttggcagccatcttgtaCAGGATTGCAATCGATGGCATATCAGAGTTCTACAATGGCAACCTGACGCAGGAAATAGTCACTGAA GTACAAATGAGAGGAGGAATTATCACAGAGGAGGATTTCAGCAACTATAGCACAGTATTACAACAGCCAGTAGAGGTGAAATATCAAG GACACCAGGTGATGTCTCCACCTGCCCCTTCCACTGGTGCAGCCCTCATTACGGCGCTTAACATTCTAGAGGGTTTCAATATCACCTATCAAATGCCCAGAAACGACACCTACCATTTGATCACAGAG acTCTAAAAATCGCCTTGTCCCTGGCCAGTGCTTTAGGAGACCCCATGTTTGATGCATCTGTCTCCGAAGTAGTGACTGAGATGTTAAA CAAGAAACAGGCCGAAGAGTTCCGCAACATGATCAATGACTCCCAGGCGTTGCCTCCTGGGCATTACTTCCCTGCCTATGCCCTGGAGGAGGGCGCAGTGGCCAGCCAGGTCATGATCATGGGGCCCGATGACTTTATTGTGTCTGTTATGAG CTCTCTGAACCGGCCGTTTGGCAGCCGAATTGTGACCCCCTCTGGGATTCTCCTCAACAGCCAGATACTAGACTTCTCTTGGTCAAACAAGACCAGGAGCTCTGCCCCATCCAATCCG CATAATCTCGTCCAGCCTGGGAAGAGGCCTCTGTCCTTCTTGATGCCCACTGCAGTGAGGCCCTCTGGGGGCCTTTGTGGCACTTATGTGGCCCTCGGGTCATCCAATGGGGACCGGGCCCTAAGTGGCATAACGCAG GTTTTGATGAATGTCTTGTCCTCTCGCAAAAACTTGAGTGACAGCCTGAGCTATGGCCGACTACATCCCCTTCTTCAGCCAAACACTCTCCTAGTGGACT CGGAGTTCCTGGAGGAGGACGTTGAGGTCCTGCTGTCTAAGGGACACGAGGTACAAAGAGTTGAGGTCCTCTCCATGGTGGAGGGAACCAGAAGGACCAATGATCAAATTATTGGGGTGAAGGACCCCCGTAGTGCTGACGCCTCTGCTTTAACCATGTCCAGGTCTGTGCCTTAG
- the LOC105904290 gene encoding tumor protein p53-inducible nuclear protein 2 isoform X3: protein MFQRLSSMLFGEVEDVSAELKGPNPCVSDADEEGWLLVSLPEGATAETSPMEDLLIEHPSMSVYVSPGNLSMVEESAASLAGSVSRMCESATAALPAPRTSLPPRVTRGAAAQAGALAKVTKVSRVQRSKARVERRQLARNRVQRQNRAREQVPRHAAHARKSFLHQPCQRNICH from the exons ATGTTTCAGCGCCTCAGCAGCATGCTCTTCGGAGAGGTAGAAGATGTGTCTGCCGAACTCAAGGGACCCAACCCGTGTGTGAGCGACGCTGACGAGGAGGGATGGCTCCTGGTCAGCCTGCCAG AGGGAGCCACGGCCGAGACCAGCCCCATGGAGGACCTGCTCATCGAGCACCCCAGCATGTCCGTCTACGTCTCCCCCGGAAACCTGTCCATGGTGGAGGAGAGCGCCGCAAGCCTGGCAGGCAGCGTCAG cAGGATGTGTGAGTCAGCCACGGCAGCTCTCCCTGCTCCCCGGACCAGCCTGCCACCAAGGGTGACTCGCGGGGCAGCCGCCCAGGCAGGGGCCCTGGCCAAAGTGACCAAGGTGTCGCGCGTCCAGCGCTCCAAGGCCCGCGTAGAGCGCCGCCAACTGGCTCGCAACCGCGTGCAGCGCCAGAACCGGGCCCGCGAGCAGGTGCCGCGCCACGCCGCCCACGCCCGCAAGAGCTTCCTGCACCAGCCATGCCAGCGCAACATCTGCCACTAA